A region of the Gemmatimonadales bacterium genome:
GAGGACCCGAGCTTCTCGATGGACGACGCGCGCTTCTCCTGCGTGCGCTGGCTCCCCTCGACGACGGAGAACGCGTTCGGCGGGGGCATCACCGACCCGCGGACCGGCGAGATCCTGCAGGGGTCGATCGGCTACTTCCACAACGTGATGAACCTGCTCCGGGACTGGTACTTCGTGCAGGTGGGGCCGCTCGATCCGCGCGCGGCTCGACTCCCCTTGCCGGACTCGCTGATGGGCCGGATGCTGGAGTACGTGGTGGCGCACGAGGTGGGCCACACCCTGGGCTTCCCCCACAACTTCCGCGCGTCGGCGTCGATGCCCGTGGACTCGCTCCGGAGCCCGAGCTACACGGCCCGCTGGGGCGACACGCCGTCGATCATGGACTACGCGCGGTTCAACTACGTGGCGCAGCCGGGCGACGGCGCGGCGCTGATCCCCACGATCAGCGTGTACGACTCGTTCGCCGTGAACTGGGGCTACCGGCGCGTGCCGGGCGCCACGACGCCCGAGTCGGAGCGGCCGTTCCTCGACTCGCTGGCGCGGCAGCAGGATGCCAACCCGATGCTGCGGTACGGCGACCTGGACGGGATCGACCCGAACTCGCAGCGCGAGGCCGTGGGCGACGACCCGGTGAAGGCGAGCACGTACGGACTGATGAACCTGAAGCGGGTGATGGGCATGCTGATCCCCGCCACGACGGCCGACAAGCTCGACGACTACGGCGACCTGAGCGAGATGTACGACCGGGTGATCGGGCAGTGGCGGTCCGAGATGAGCGACGTGGTGACCCTGATCGGCGGCGTGTACCGGGACGAGAAGTACCCGAGCCAGCCCGGCGTCATCCACGCGCCGGTGCCGCGGGCCCAGCAGGCGGCAGCGGCGCGGTTCCTGGCCGACAACGTGCTCGCGACGCCAGCGTGGTTGTACGATCCCGAGATCCTGCGGCGGATCGAGCCGGCCGGGTTCGAGGAGCGGATCCGCACCATCCAGGCCACGTTCCTGCGGATGCTGTTCGACGACGCGCGGCTGTCGCGCCTGGCCGACCAGATGGCGACGGCGACGCCGGCCGCTCCCGCGTACGGGATCGGCGACCTGCTGGGCGACGTCCGGCGGGCGTCGTTCTCGGAGCTGACGGGGCCGCGGGTCGCGGTGGACGCGTACCGCCGCAACCTGCAGCGCGCCTTCGTGGACCTGATGAGCGAGAAGCTGAATCCGTCGCCGGCGGCGGCGCGGCCGGCCGGGCCGCTGCCCCCGGGCTTCGCGCCCCCGCCGCCGATGCCCGGCGACGCACGGGCGCTGATCCGCGCGGAGCTGGTGGATCTGGACGGGGCGCTGCGCCTGGCGCTGCCCGGGGCGGCGAACCGGGAGACGCGAGCGCACCTCGCCGATCTCCGGTTCCGGATCGACCGGGCGCTCAATCCGAAGGCCTAGACACGGAGTCCGCGGCGGCCGGCCGGGGCGTCCCGGCCGGCCCGCGCGCATGGGGGGCACGACCATGAAGATCGAGTGGCGCGTCGTCGCCGTGGCGGCCTTCGCCGCCGCGGCGGGCTGCACGGGCAAGGGGAACGGCGCCGGGGCCGCGGAGGCGATCCGCAACGCCGACATCGCGTTTGCGAAGGCGACGGCCGAGCGGGGCGTCGAGGGCTGGGTCAGCTGGTTCGCGGACAGCGGCGTGATGGTCATCCCCGGACGCAACGTGGTGGGCCGCCCGGCGATCCGCGAGCTGATGGCCCCGGAGCTGGGCGACACCACCGTGGCGCTGACCTGGCGGCCCGTGTCCGTCGAGGTCTCGCCCGGCGGGAATCTCGGCTACACGATCGGCCGCTGGGACCGCGCGCCGCGCCCGGGGGCCGCGCCGGGCGCGACCGTGCGGCACGGCAGCTACGTCACCATCTGGCGCAAGCAGGGCGACGGCACCTGGAAGGTCGTGCTGGACATCGGGAACGCGGATCCCGCGAAGTAGACGCCGGTCGCGCGGGCTGCGGGACGGGCGCGTCCGATCGCGAGGCGGTCGCAGGCGCCCGGGCGGTCGGCGCCGCTACGGCGGGCCCATGAGGTCGTTGGCCGCCGCGTAGGGCAGCGCGGACTCCGCGAACCGGAAGGTCCCGTGCTCCCGGATCTCGCGGGCCGCGGCGACCAGGGCACCGAGCGCCGCCCGCGCGAGCGCCGACCCCACGCTGATCCGCTTGA
Encoded here:
- a CDS encoding nuclear transport factor 2 family protein, with the translated sequence MKIEWRVVAVAAFAAAAGCTGKGNGAGAAEAIRNADIAFAKATAERGVEGWVSWFADSGVMVIPGRNVVGRPAIRELMAPELGDTTVALTWRPVSVEVSPGGNLGYTIGRWDRAPRPGAAPGATVRHGSYVTIWRKQGDGTWKVVLDIGNADPAK
- a CDS encoding zinc-dependent metalloprotease: MPTRSLLTIALGAAVLAGASNLNAQRPGGPPFQPPSGEGQGPGNGPRGQPPQGPKPYAQVVTDKAVSDTGVFIVHRVGEQLLFEIPRVQVGRPFLLVTYLAGAQDGTGYAGVVTMSRVVRWERLGNRVLLRNVGYDVVADSTTPVSRAVRLNNVEPIIMAFDVAAFSSDSNPVVDVGRLFTSDVPELSVARGGGFGGRQDRSRRFDPARSLIVAAKVFPTNLDVRAIHTWSSDSVPQDRSLGTVTEVVQYSMVLLPERLAARRLCDHRVGYGSVEQVDYGTAEQRAAHRCYIDRWRLEPKDPGAPVSDPVTPIVFYIDPATPPQWVPWLIKGVEDWQPAFRYAGFSNAIVARLAPTPQEDPSFSMDDARFSCVRWLPSTTENAFGGGITDPRTGEILQGSIGYFHNVMNLLRDWYFVQVGPLDPRAARLPLPDSLMGRMLEYVVAHEVGHTLGFPHNFRASASMPVDSLRSPSYTARWGDTPSIMDYARFNYVAQPGDGAALIPTISVYDSFAVNWGYRRVPGATTPESERPFLDSLARQQDANPMLRYGDLDGIDPNSQREAVGDDPVKASTYGLMNLKRVMGMLIPATTADKLDDYGDLSEMYDRVIGQWRSEMSDVVTLIGGVYRDEKYPSQPGVIHAPVPRAQQAAAARFLADNVLATPAWLYDPEILRRIEPAGFEERIRTIQATFLRMLFDDARLSRLADQMATATPAAPAYGIGDLLGDVRRASFSELTGPRVAVDAYRRNLQRAFVDLMSEKLNPSPAAARPAGPLPPGFAPPPPMPGDARALIRAELVDLDGALRLALPGAANRETRAHLADLRFRIDRALNPKA